The Etheostoma cragini isolate CJK2018 chromosome 5, CSU_Ecrag_1.0, whole genome shotgun sequence genome contains a region encoding:
- the polb gene encoding DNA polymerase beta — protein MSKRKAPQESLNEGITDFLVELANYEKNVNRAIHKYNAYRKAASTISKYPNKIKSGEEAKKLDGVGAKIAEKIDEFLQTGKLRKLEKIRNDDTSSSINFLTRVTGIGPAAARKFFEEGVKTLEDLKKIEHKLNHHQQIGLKYFEEFEKRIPRAEMEQMETLILGELKEIDTEYIGTICGSYRRGAASSGDIDILLTHPDYTSQTQKQPKLLHAVVEHLESIGFVTDTLSKGDTKYMGVCQLQSNDEDEEEYLHRRIDIRLIPKDQYYCGVLYFTGSDIFNKNMRTHALEKGFTLNEYTIRPVGVTGVAGEPLLVDSERDIFEYIHYKYREPKDRSE, from the exons ATGAGCAAGAGGAAAGCGCCACAGGAGTCCCTAAATGAGGGAATAACAGACTTTCTTGTCG AGCTGGCCAATTACGAGAAAAACGTCAACAGGGCAATACACAAGTACAATGCTTACAG GAAAGCAGCATCTACCATCTCCAAGTACCCTAACAAAATCAAAAGTGGTGAAGAGGCCAAGAAACTG GATGGTGTTGGAGCGAAAATAGCTGAAAAGATTGATGAGTTCCTGCAAACAGGCAAACTACGGAAACTTGAAAAG ATCCGTAACGATGACACCAGCTCATCCATCAATTTCCTTACCAGAGTCACTGGAATCGG CCCTGCTGCTGCCAGGAAGTTTTTTGAAGAAGGGGTGAAGACGTTAGAAg ATTTGAAAAAGATTGAGCACAAGCTAAACCATCATCAACAGATTGGACTCAA GTACTTTGAGGAATTTGAGAAAAGGATTCCACGTGCAGAAATGGAACAGATGGAG aCTCTTATTCTTGGAGAGTTGAAGGAGATCGATACAGAATATATTGGGACAATCTGTGGAAGCTACAGGAGAG GTGCAGCATCGAGTGGTGATATTGATATTTTGCTGACCCACCCAGACTACACCTCTCAGACTCAGAAGCAG CCCAAGCTCCTCCATGCCGTCGTTGAGCATTTGGAGTCCATTGGGTTTGTGACCGACACCCTGTCTAAAGGAGACACCAAGTACATG GGAGTCTGCCAGCTGCAATCgaatgatgaagatgaggaagaaTACCTTCACAGGCGTATTGATATAAG GTTAATTCCCAAGGACCAGTACTACTGTGGAGTTCTTTATTTCACTGGAAGTGATATcttcaataaaaacatgagAACTCATGCTCTGGAGAAGGGCTTTACTCTCAATGAGTACACCATTCGGCCAGTTGGGGTCACTG GTGTTGCAGGCGAGCCTCTGTTAGTGGATAGTGAGAGAGACATCTTTGAATACATTCACTACAAATACAGAGAGCCAAAAGACCGCAGCGAGTGA
- the enkd1 gene encoding enkurin domain-containing protein 1 isoform X2 — protein sequence MCEGPSSISGPIPPDPSLFPQYYTRPASACGRLEGNHDGTMALLSGPLAPDPVLHPGFYSARTPPRCPRISPNATHILERGQRGVVGELLKLEGVSITPVPKQKQRVHDFGKENVRRLREIQRRCKEHEAERAQSRPVPVKALWTSSKYQDVPSRVMVQLQAHSAAPPRPRSKTSPVALQCPASCNSIQDQNLQLQVQGQTIDFIKHNARSAGKTVLRRSQSLTNLRDKPVPSAVKGQVPQYLEERKEQWHKEEEERRKNAPDPAAPAGHTLMPESERQETLKSLKETHRSLVSELLSLPLRADNLSVRSRRAHLDCRLSEIEEAIKIFSRDKVYVKIDS from the exons ATGTGTGAGGGACCTTCATCAATATCCGGGCCAATTCCCCCAGATCCTTCTCTGTTTCCTCAGTACTACACACGACCTGCTTCGG catGTGGCCGTTTGGAGGGAAACCATGATGGGACTATGGCCCTGCTCTCAGGGCCTCTCGCTCCAGATCCTGTGTTGCACCCTGGCTTCTACAGTGCTCGTACCCCCCCACGTTGTCCCCGTATCAGTCCTAATGCCACCCATATTCTGGAACGAGGACAGAGAGGAGTAGTGGGAGAACTACTCAAACTAGAAGGTGTCTCTATCACCCCTGTTCCCAAACAGA AACAGCGGGTACATGACTTTGGTAAAGAGAATGTGCGTCGGCTCAGGGAGATCCAGAGACGCTGCAAAGAGCATGAGGCTGAGAGAGCACAGTCTCGTCCAGTTCCAGTGAAAGCTCTTTGGACCTCCTCCAAATATCAGGACGTCCCATCCAGGGTGATGGTCCAGCTACAG GCCCACTCTGCTGCTCCACCAAGACCACGCTCCAAAACCTCTCCTGTAGCTTTGCAATGCCCGGCCTCCTGCAACTCCATACAGGACCAGAACTTGCAA TTACAGGTGCAAGGCCAGACAATAGACTTCATAAAACATAATGCCCGGTCTGCAGGAAAAACTGTGCTGCGTCGGTCCCAGTCGTTGACAAACCTTAGAGACAAGCCTGTCCCCAGTGCAGTCAAGGGACAGGTGCCTCAGTA TCTTGAGGAAAGGAAGGAGCAGTGGcataaagaggaggaggagaggaggaagaatgCACCTGATCCTGCAGCCCCAGCTGGTCACACCCTGATGCctgagagtgagagacaggagACACTGAAGTCCCTCAAAGAGA CCCATCGCTCACTGGTGTCTGAGCTgctgtctctccctctcagaGCTGACAATCTGAGTGTTCGTTCACGTCGGGCTCATCTTGATTGTAGGCTTTCTGAAATCGAGGAGGCCATTAAAATATTCTCTAGGGACAAAGTTTATGTAAAAATAGATTCCTAA
- the enkd1 gene encoding enkurin domain-containing protein 1 isoform X1, translating to MCEGPSSISGPIPPDPSLFPQYYTRPASACGRLEGNHDGTMALLSGPLAPDPVLHPGFYSARTPPRCPRISPNATHILERGQRGVVGELLKLEGVSITPVPKQKQRVHDFGKENVRRLREIQRRCKEHEAERAQSRPVPVKALWTSSKYQDVPSRVMVQLQVSSPTTKPQCQTFLKAHSAAPPRPRSKTSPVALQCPASCNSIQDQNLQLQVQGQTIDFIKHNARSAGKTVLRRSQSLTNLRDKPVPSAVKGQVPQYLEERKEQWHKEEEERRKNAPDPAAPAGHTLMPESERQETLKSLKETHRSLVSELLSLPLRADNLSVRSRRAHLDCRLSEIEEAIKIFSRDKVYVKIDS from the exons ATGTGTGAGGGACCTTCATCAATATCCGGGCCAATTCCCCCAGATCCTTCTCTGTTTCCTCAGTACTACACACGACCTGCTTCGG catGTGGCCGTTTGGAGGGAAACCATGATGGGACTATGGCCCTGCTCTCAGGGCCTCTCGCTCCAGATCCTGTGTTGCACCCTGGCTTCTACAGTGCTCGTACCCCCCCACGTTGTCCCCGTATCAGTCCTAATGCCACCCATATTCTGGAACGAGGACAGAGAGGAGTAGTGGGAGAACTACTCAAACTAGAAGGTGTCTCTATCACCCCTGTTCCCAAACAGA AACAGCGGGTACATGACTTTGGTAAAGAGAATGTGCGTCGGCTCAGGGAGATCCAGAGACGCTGCAAAGAGCATGAGGCTGAGAGAGCACAGTCTCGTCCAGTTCCAGTGAAAGCTCTTTGGACCTCCTCCAAATATCAGGACGTCCCATCCAGGGTGATGGTCCAGCTACAG GTTTCTAGTCCTACTACTAAACCACAGTGCCAAACATTTCTGAAGGCCCACTCTGCTGCTCCACCAAGACCACGCTCCAAAACCTCTCCTGTAGCTTTGCAATGCCCGGCCTCCTGCAACTCCATACAGGACCAGAACTTGCAA TTACAGGTGCAAGGCCAGACAATAGACTTCATAAAACATAATGCCCGGTCTGCAGGAAAAACTGTGCTGCGTCGGTCCCAGTCGTTGACAAACCTTAGAGACAAGCCTGTCCCCAGTGCAGTCAAGGGACAGGTGCCTCAGTA TCTTGAGGAAAGGAAGGAGCAGTGGcataaagaggaggaggagaggaggaagaatgCACCTGATCCTGCAGCCCCAGCTGGTCACACCCTGATGCctgagagtgagagacaggagACACTGAAGTCCCTCAAAGAGA CCCATCGCTCACTGGTGTCTGAGCTgctgtctctccctctcagaGCTGACAATCTGAGTGTTCGTTCACGTCGGGCTCATCTTGATTGTAGGCTTTCTGAAATCGAGGAGGCCATTAAAATATTCTCTAGGGACAAAGTTTATGTAAAAATAGATTCCTAA